The Mastacembelus armatus chromosome 24, fMasArm1.2, whole genome shotgun sequence sequence AAGATGCCTCAAAAGTTTGTTTTCCTGAGGAGTTGTCTGAAACTGTTCCTTCAGAGAACAGTTGGCAAAGTAGTGCTAAAACCCCTGACCATTTCTTTGTGCAGTCCAGGCAACCACTGTGTCAGTCACCAAACAGAGATGGTGTCACAAGCACCGCTGATGAGAGTCAAGCACCCCATGGAGAAGACATGAAAACGCAAAAAAGTTCCTCGAAAACTCTTTTGCATGAGTCCCAGAAATTAATCAGTTCCCCTAAAAGGTCAGTGTCAGCTAATAATTTACATCACCTCACCGAAAGCTGGAAAGCCAGTCAAAGGAGCCAAATCGCACTGTCATATGGTTCAGACGCAGAGAAAGATGACCTGGAAGTGTCAGAGTCTGAGAGAAGCCTCACCATTGCAGAGGATGTAAGCAGCATGCCAGAGACAAACCAGAGGGACTGTGACAACGGTAGGAAGCGGAAGAAGCACGGAGATAAGGTGAAAGTAAAGCGGAAAAGAAAGGAGGTAGTGCAGAGTACAGAAGACGTGGTGTCTAATGCAAAGAAAGACTGTAACGAATCCAGATCGTCCCCAGGTTCTTTGTCCCCCAACAGTCTTTCTGCCAATAATGTTATCAGGAAGAAAGGCGAGGTGGTGATGGCATGGAGCAGGTCAGTAGCTCGTTCTGTATGGTCTTCCCACAGaaattgcacaaaaaaaaaaaaattgcacctTAAAAGTTACATGTAAAGATGCTGTGGTGCTCACTGCCTTCGTTCATCTTGCAGAGATGAAGATCGAGCTATTCTGATGGACCTGAAGACTAAAGGTGCTTCCCGTGACACTTTCTCTGCCTTGTCAGAGAAACTTAATAAACCATCAGGACAGGTCAGTTATTCACTGTTGTTCTTGTTGTAGTCATGTTGATATATATCATGATTTGACTGTACAAACATCCAGTGACTGTTAACTGTTTTCCTTTCCTCAGATTGCTCACAGATTTTACCAGCTCATgaagctttttaaaaagcaagaGAAGATGGACACATGATGCTTCAGATTGGTTGTGCTCTGTTTAATGCAAATAGTTTGTGTGTTACAGCATCCCCACAGTCATTCTGTGACACATGCAGATATGTAGGCTGCAGTTCATGTGACATGGTGCAGAAGTATATGAACATTCCTCACATAGGCTGCCTTGTCCATTCAAATCTACTATGACCAAccagggtttttgtttttttggggttttttttttcaaaggaaGGTTGGAAATTCCGTCACTGTCTGTGAAGGTATTTATTTCTGATTATTGAACTGGGCCTAATCATACTGTCTGAAAAGAATATTGTGTGAAAAATAGGAATTCAGTGATAATGACTCAAGCACAAATGACAAACCTATATCTACAGTCAACATCGGTTTTATTGTTTCTAAAGCACTTTTTGGTTTTGAACAATCCTGTTCTTTAATATAATTTCTGAGTATACAGTATGCTGTTTTATAGTTCTCACAAAGCATATGACTTGGTCTTCAGCACCTCCCAGTGTTCTTTTTTCCGCCTTTGTGCATATATATTGCTGAAATGTTTAGTCCCAAAAAGTCCTCAAATTAAtcaatctttttttcttttttaattttttttttttttttttttgcaaaatgtaGTGACTCTTAGTTCATAAACCTAAATGATACTCACTGGAAATAACTTGAAGCATCACTTAGCTGGTGACCTTTACTGTGGGAGTGATACTTTGGGCTCTTTGTCTTACTTGTCTCTGTGATACAATGGATCTATTTTAAAggatgtatttttatgtgtgctGAGGGACAGTGCTTGACatgtttaaaagttaaaatgtttacatgtcTAATTCATGTAGAGGAGTACACTCATCTCTGTAAATTGAAAAAACTTTTATCTGTCGGCCTAAATAGAGTTTTGCTTGACCTCTGTTGCTTATACACACTATTGAATGCAATTTTGTAAATcattttttgctgaaaataaagttttatttattaatgcagctgtctttttgtcttattttgtaaTGATTCAAATAAAATGGAGTAAAATAATTCAGCTTAATTTGGGAGGCTATTTGGCAGAAGTGGGCTAAATCTTTTAGATTGGTGAAACTGCATACAGTTTCATCATGTGAAACACATATATTAAAGTGGGTATGGAGGTTGAGGCCCATGCCCAAGAGGTACCATTTGTAAGTCGCTAGAAGTTCTAGGTTAAAGCAAATACTTTTGACTTGAAATCCAGTATATGACCTGACCATTCTGCTCTGTGGTGTAAGTGGTATTGTCATTCTTTAGTAAGTACCAACTACGTGTGCCTCATTAAAGGTAAGAAATCACCTTccataattatataaaaatttACTTGAAGTATCAAAAGTAACTTTGTACCCAGCATTAAACTTACGGCTAAGCATCAGTGTGTAAGAAACAGCcaagctgtttttaattttgtactTGCAGTATTTTCTGGAATATAagttttttataatttttattctAGTTtcttgtcctgcaacttatatgtgtatatttacagtcattttactgagtagtcactagcgttagatggcacttttgactcaattgaagataatattgtaccgATGAAAAAGTAAAATCGTTTATGTTGACGCTAAACTCTAAGTCCTAGTGtaacataaatgaaaaagaaagagctacactgcagacttcaaagtgcaggtaaataagtctgcagctgaaacacagtttggactgagtgtagacattcagacaacctgagagaggaggaggaggagatgctgCTTCATCTCCCTCCACTTGACACTGGCACaattgtttaatgttacttgatatggatgaatgaatatcgtaatgcacttctgcttgttgttccTAGCCTGCGTTCTTCAATGGCTCATTTAGactaaaattattataattaaaaatgcaactttttgcaagtttttttattattttattaagtGTAATAATGTGCTGCTGTAGCAGCCTGCTATTTGCACCCTTTCCCATAGACTGGTGAtgtgtccaggctgtaccctgCTTCttacccaatgtcagctgggattggcctCAGCCTACTTTGACCCTGGATGTACTAGGATAAACAGTAGATGATGGATGCTGGCTTTGTATACTGTTCAGGAAAGAAAAGACAACCCCACACCCAGAAAAGAGGTATTTAGTAGTGTGCATGTACTTTTGGTCTTATAGTGTATAAACAATAAAGTTGAAAACCTTGTCCATGGCTGTGTATTGACATCTCAGTTGGTGCAATTCCAATGTAGTGTCCTGTTAAAAGTGGTAGGGTGAAACTAACCTCAGGGCAGTTTAGGGTCATGTGGTGGATCAATCACTTCAAACTGGAGTCATAGTTTGCCACAGCATTGAAATAGTGTCAACTACATTGCACAGTAGGTTCTCTGTCTTTAAGGGAGGACAACTGAGCCCTGTTGTCTCCAAAAATCTGCTCTTTTGTAATGGCTTTATGCTGAAGCATAGGAGACAAGACTCTAGAAAACATTGTAAGTAAAACCATTTATATTGCAGTTTGACTTTCCATTTGATGAAAAACCTACAAACTactcatgtttttctttattcactgGCAGCTATGAATAATATGACAGAAGATGGGGGATTGGAACTTATTAGGGAGCATTTTAGAAGAGGTCCATATTCATTCCACCATTGTGGGAAAGATTTGGCTCAccattcttttcattttccgGATGCTAGTGCTTGGTGTTGCAGCTGAGGATGTCTGGGATGATGAGCAAAGTGAATTTGTTTGCAACACTGAGCAACCGGGCTGCAAAAACGTCTGCTATGACCAGGCTTTCCCCATCTCCCTTATCCGCTACTGGGTCCTACAAATTATCTTTGTGTCCTCACCATCTCTAGTCTATATGGGGCATGCTTTATACCGACTGAGGACCCTTGACAAAGAGAGGCACCGAAAAAAAGCCTGCCTAAAAGCTGAGCTGGAGGGGACAGATCCCGTCCAGGATGACCATAAGAGAATAGAGCGAGAACTCAGGAAACTAGatgaacagaaaaaagtaaGGAAAGCACCACTCAGAGGCTCCCTGCTGCGAACATATGTTTTCCATATCTTGACAAGATCTGTGGTGGAGGTGGGTTTTATTATAGGTCAGTATGCTCTGTATGGCATTGGACTGTCTCCTCTGTACAAATGTGAGAGATTGCCCTGCCCAAACAGTGTTGATTGTTTTGTGTCACGACCCACAGAAAAGAACATATTTATGGTTTTCATGCTGGTTATAGCTGGAGTTTCTTTATTCCTCAACCTGCTGGAAATTTTCCATTTGGGGGTGAAGAAGATTAAAGAAAGCTTGTATGGATACAAATATGGAGATGACGACAGCATATGCAGGTCAAAGAAAAACTCCATGGTGCAGCAGGTCTGTGTGCTTACCAACTCCTCACCACAGAGGTTGATACAGCTCACACAGACAACCTGTTCTGTTGTGTCTGATGTTCATGAGGAAACTTTGCCTTTGAATTTGCCCCGAGTGGCCTCTCTGAATCAAGGGCAGTCCAACAGTTCCAGTCAGGAGCATGCACAGACATACCTGCCAACCCAAGCTGAGGTCcagaggctgcagcagctggggGCTGAG is a genomic window containing:
- the gja10b gene encoding gap junction alpha-10 protein; protein product: MGDWNLLGSILEEVHIHSTIVGKIWLTILFIFRMLVLGVAAEDVWDDEQSEFVCNTEQPGCKNVCYDQAFPISLIRYWVLQIIFVSSPSLVYMGHALYRLRTLDKERHRKKACLKAELEGTDPVQDDHKRIERELRKLDEQKKVRKAPLRGSLLRTYVFHILTRSVVEVGFIIGQYALYGIGLSPLYKCERLPCPNSVDCFVSRPTEKNIFMVFMLVIAGVSLFLNLLEIFHLGVKKIKESLYGYKYGDDDSICRSKKNSMVQQVCVLTNSSPQRLIQLTQTTCSVVSDVHEETLPLNLPRVASLNQGQSNSSSQEHAQTYLPTQAEVQRLQQLGAEEHCYMVNNRKPSCSSDESNGPHSSGQLRYTGPRATLMASHIEIPAALRNPQRKQSRVSVCKELSDMSDSQESDHYPTARKCSFMSRGLSEGKLATPSSDSSNSQSGTDREDQHLSQGESPVATPLPGASGRRMSMSMILELSSIMKK